A section of the bacterium SCSIO 12696 genome encodes:
- the murG gene encoding undecaprenyldiphospho-muramoylpentapeptide beta-N-acetylglucosaminyltransferase, which yields MTESAINNSDKKVMVMAGGTGGHVFPALAVANELRNRGVVVEWFGTRRGIEADLVPANDIELHFIDVAGVRGKGIATLLKAPFLLLKAVSQARALLRQQRPNAVLGMGGFASGPGGLAARLLGIPVVIHEQNAVAGTTNRWLAKMARRVMEAFPGSLPKGRHCGNPVRREILELVEPGQRLQRNGDTPNLLILGGSLGAQAINDVLPKAIARLPQNEWPNIWHQTGRDKAVVTEEDYREQGIDAHVVPFIDDMAEAYGWADLVVCRAGALTVSELAAAGVGSILIPFPHAIDDHQTKNGQWLVNNDAARQIQQHQLSPEKLAVELQQLLGERERLIAMAKNARELAQPEAVAAVADACEEVCK from the coding sequence ATGACTGAGTCGGCAATCAACAACAGCGATAAAAAAGTCATGGTGATGGCTGGTGGCACCGGTGGCCATGTGTTCCCGGCGCTGGCGGTGGCCAACGAATTGCGCAATCGCGGTGTGGTGGTGGAGTGGTTTGGTACCCGCCGTGGCATCGAGGCGGATTTGGTGCCCGCCAATGATATTGAACTGCATTTTATCGATGTGGCGGGGGTGCGCGGCAAAGGCATTGCCACTTTGTTGAAAGCGCCGTTTTTGCTGCTCAAAGCAGTTTCTCAGGCGCGGGCATTGCTGCGCCAGCAGCGCCCAAATGCGGTGCTGGGCATGGGCGGTTTTGCCTCTGGCCCCGGTGGTTTGGCGGCGCGCCTGTTGGGTATTCCGGTGGTGATACACGAGCAAAATGCGGTAGCTGGCACCACCAATCGCTGGTTGGCAAAAATGGCTCGCCGGGTGATGGAAGCGTTTCCTGGCTCCCTGCCCAAGGGCCGTCATTGCGGTAACCCGGTACGCCGGGAAATTTTGGAGCTTGTGGAGCCTGGGCAGCGACTGCAACGCAATGGCGATACCCCCAACTTGCTGATCTTGGGCGGCAGCCTGGGCGCTCAGGCTATTAATGATGTGTTGCCCAAGGCCATTGCTCGCCTGCCGCAAAACGAATGGCCCAACATCTGGCATCAGACCGGCAGGGATAAGGCGGTGGTGACTGAAGAAGATTACCGGGAGCAGGGCATTGACGCCCATGTGGTGCCCTTTATTGACGATATGGCGGAGGCCTATGGTTGGGCAGATTTGGTGGTGTGTCGCGCGGGGGCCTTGACCGTATCGGAATTGGCCGCTGCGGGGGTGGGTTCCATTTTGATTCCATTTCCACACGCCATCGACGATCACCAGACCAAAAATGGTCAGTGGTTGGTGAATAACGATGCCGCTCGCCAGATTCAGCAGCATCAGCTGAGCCCAGAGAAGCTGGCGGTGGAGCTGCAGCAGCTGTTGGGCGAACGCGAACGCTTGATTGCTATGGCGAAAAATGCACGCGAGCTGGCGCAGCCAGAGGCGGTGGCTGCGGTAGCAGATGCCTGTGAGGAGGTATGCAAATGA
- the ftsA gene encoding cell division protein FtsA: protein MASNEERMIVGLDIGTSKVVAIVGSLSPDGQLEIVGTGMYHSTGMKKGVVVNIESTVHSIQRAIEEAELMAGCHIHSVYVGIAGSHIRSLNSHGIVAIRDREVNPQDVERVIDAARAVAIPADQEILHVLPQEFIIDNQEGVREPLGMSGVRLEAKVHLVTCAANAAQNIKKCIRRCGLEVEDVILEQLASSYAVLTEDEKQLGVCLVDIGGGTTDIAIFTEGAIRHTGVIPIAGDQVTNDVAMALRTPTPHAEELKIKYACALANLAGPEESIKVPSVGDRPPRDLSRQALAEVVEPRYDELFTLIQGELRRSGFEDLVAAGIVLTGGTAKMEGVVELAEEIFHMPVRLGAPSNITGLTDIVNNPIYSTGVGLLLYGMQQQQEGAPVRRSSNSEASGESLVGRIKQWFQGSL, encoded by the coding sequence ATGGCTAGTAACGAAGAACGCATGATCGTCGGGCTCGATATCGGCACCTCCAAGGTGGTGGCGATTGTGGGTTCGTTGAGTCCAGATGGTCAGTTGGAGATCGTCGGTACCGGCATGTATCACTCCACCGGAATGAAAAAGGGCGTGGTGGTGAATATCGAATCCACCGTGCACTCCATCCAGCGCGCCATTGAAGAGGCGGAGCTGATGGCGGGCTGCCACATTCATTCGGTGTATGTGGGCATTGCTGGCAGTCATATTCGCAGCCTCAATTCTCACGGCATCGTCGCCATTCGCGACCGGGAAGTGAACCCTCAGGATGTGGAGCGGGTGATCGACGCGGCAAGGGCGGTGGCGATTCCAGCGGACCAGGAAATCCTTCACGTGTTGCCGCAGGAATTCATCATCGACAATCAGGAAGGGGTGCGGGAGCCGCTGGGTATGTCCGGTGTGCGCCTGGAGGCCAAAGTGCATTTGGTGACCTGTGCGGCTAACGCTGCCCAGAACATCAAAAAATGCATTCGCCGCTGTGGTCTGGAAGTGGAAGACGTGATTCTCGAACAGCTGGCGTCCAGCTACGCGGTGCTTACCGAAGACGAAAAACAACTGGGCGTCTGCCTGGTGGATATCGGTGGCGGTACTACCGACATTGCCATCTTTACCGAAGGCGCTATTCGCCACACCGGGGTAATTCCCATTGCCGGCGACCAGGTGACTAACGACGTGGCCATGGCGTTACGTACGCCCACGCCGCACGCGGAAGAATTGAAGATCAAATACGCCTGTGCGCTGGCCAACCTGGCGGGGCCGGAAGAGAGCATCAAAGTGCCCAGCGTCGGTGATCGCCCACCTCGCGACCTGTCTCGTCAGGCACTGGCGGAGGTAGTGGAACCCCGTTACGACGAGTTGTTTACCTTAATTCAGGGGGAGTTGCGTCGCAGTGGCTTCGAAGACCTGGTAGCAGCGGGCATCGTGCTCACCGGTGGCACCGCCAAGATGGAAGGTGTGGTGGAGCTGGCGGAAGAAATCTTCCATATGCCGGTGCGCTTGGGTGCCCCCAGCAACATTACCGGGCTGACGGATATCGTCAACAACCCGATTTATTCCACCGGAGTTGGCTTGCTGCTGTACGGCATGCAGCAACAGCAGGAAGGTGCGCCCGTGCGCCGCAGCAGCAACTCGGAGGCCAGCGGCGAGAGTCTGGTTGGTCGCATTAAGCAGTGGTTTCAAGGCAGTTTGTGA
- the murC gene encoding UDP-N-acetylmuramate--L-alanine ligase, with product MRRIQRIHFIGIGGVGMCGIAEVLLNQGYQISGSDINDGPVTKRLRDMGATIHIGHAASNVDGVDVVVNSTAVSDNNPEMVRARDQRIPIVRRAEMLAELMRYRHGIAVAGTHGKTTTTSLIASIFAEGDKDPTFVIGGRLNSAGTNARLGESRYLVAEADESDASFLHLQPLVAVVTNIDIDHMETYGFDEGKLKQTFVEFLHNLPFYGLAVLCVDDERVREVMPDVSRPMLTYGFSEQADYRITDLRNDKGRSHFKVHRPDGKAALDIELNIPGAHNVLNATAAIAVATDEGIDDSAICEGLSKFGGVGRRFEVHGEFAVSTGAGRGGEAMLVDDYGHHPREVAATIKAVRDGWPERRLVMVFQPHRYSRTRDLYEDFVQILSSCDALVLTEVYGAGEEPVPGVDSRQLCRSIRQRGLVDPIYADGIDAVPDIVRDIVQPGDIVITQGAGSVGKLVKMLAERKLQ from the coding sequence ATGCGCCGTATTCAGCGTATTCACTTTATTGGTATCGGTGGTGTGGGTATGTGCGGCATTGCCGAAGTACTGCTCAACCAGGGTTATCAGATTTCCGGTTCCGACATTAACGATGGTCCCGTGACCAAACGCCTGCGGGATATGGGCGCGACGATTCATATCGGTCACGCCGCCAGCAATGTGGACGGCGTGGATGTGGTGGTTAACTCCACCGCGGTGAGCGACAACAACCCGGAAATGGTGCGCGCCCGCGACCAGCGCATTCCAATTGTGCGCCGTGCCGAAATGTTGGCGGAGCTGATGCGCTATCGCCACGGCATTGCAGTGGCGGGTACTCACGGTAAAACCACCACCACCAGTTTGATTGCGTCGATTTTTGCCGAGGGCGATAAAGACCCCACTTTTGTGATTGGCGGCCGCCTTAACAGCGCGGGTACCAACGCTCGCCTGGGTGAGAGTCGCTATCTGGTGGCAGAAGCGGATGAGAGCGACGCGTCGTTCCTGCATCTGCAACCGTTAGTCGCGGTGGTGACCAATATCGATATCGATCACATGGAAACCTACGGTTTTGACGAGGGCAAACTCAAGCAGACCTTTGTGGAGTTCCTGCACAACCTGCCGTTTTATGGCTTGGCAGTGCTTTGTGTGGATGATGAGCGAGTGCGGGAAGTCATGCCCGATGTATCCCGGCCCATGCTTACCTATGGCTTCTCTGAGCAGGCGGATTACCGCATTACCGATTTGCGCAATGACAAAGGTCGTAGCCACTTTAAAGTGCACCGCCCGGATGGCAAGGCGGCACTGGATATCGAACTTAATATTCCCGGAGCTCACAACGTGCTCAATGCCACGGCCGCTATTGCGGTGGCCACCGATGAAGGCATTGACGATAGCGCCATCTGTGAGGGGCTGAGCAAATTTGGCGGTGTTGGCCGCCGCTTTGAGGTGCACGGTGAATTTGCCGTGTCTACCGGCGCTGGTCGCGGCGGCGAAGCCATGCTGGTGGACGACTATGGCCATCACCCCCGTGAAGTGGCTGCCACGATCAAAGCTGTAAGGGATGGCTGGCCAGAACGGCGCCTGGTGATGGTGTTCCAGCCCCACCGTTATTCGCGGACTCGCGATTTGTACGAAGACTTTGTGCAAATTCTTTCCAGCTGTGACGCTCTGGTGTTAACCGAGGTTTATGGTGCCGGTGAGGAGCCGGTGCCCGGTGTTGATAGCCGCCAGCTGTGTCGCAGTATCCGCCAGCGCGGTTTGGTGGATCCGATTTACGCCGACGGCATTGATGCGGTGCCAGATATTGTTCGAGACATCGTCCAGCCTGGAGACATTGTGATTACTCAGGGTGCAGGCAGCGTGGGCAAGCTGGTGAAAATGCTGGCAGAGAGGAAGCTGCAATGA
- a CDS encoding D-alanine--D-alanine ligase, with translation MSQSLDFGRVGVIYGGNSAEREVSLQSGQAVYEALLRAGVDAVPIVVEDKPLTAIQSVDMDRAVLVLHGPGGEDGTLQGALELLEIPYTGSGVMASALAMDKWRCKKLWRGIDLPTAEFAILSEDSDWAATLESLGGVVMVKPNGEGSSIGMRRAETPEQLRDAWQQASIYGEVMAERWIDGPEYTVAVLNGRALTPIKLETDRGFYDYEAKYVLDDTRYLIPCGLHGGEVHQLQQLALQAFNSIGCSGWGRVDVMRDSDGHFQVLEVNTIPGMTDHSLVPKAAAAEGITMEQLVVEILRTSMN, from the coding sequence ATGAGCCAGAGCCTCGACTTTGGTCGTGTCGGCGTTATTTACGGCGGCAACTCCGCAGAGCGAGAGGTGTCGTTGCAGTCTGGGCAAGCGGTGTATGAGGCATTGCTGCGGGCTGGTGTGGATGCGGTGCCCATCGTGGTGGAAGACAAACCTCTGACCGCTATTCAATCGGTGGATATGGATCGCGCGGTACTGGTTTTGCACGGCCCCGGGGGCGAGGACGGCACCTTGCAGGGGGCACTGGAGTTGCTTGAAATTCCCTACACCGGCAGTGGCGTGATGGCCTCGGCACTCGCGATGGATAAATGGCGCTGCAAAAAATTGTGGCGCGGCATTGATTTGCCCACTGCTGAGTTTGCCATTTTGAGTGAAGACAGCGACTGGGCGGCAACACTGGAGTCTCTGGGTGGTGTGGTCATGGTAAAGCCCAATGGTGAGGGTTCCAGTATTGGTATGCGCCGGGCGGAAACACCGGAACAGCTGCGAGATGCCTGGCAACAGGCATCCATCTACGGCGAGGTGATGGCAGAGCGCTGGATTGATGGTCCGGAATATACGGTTGCGGTACTCAATGGCCGCGCATTGACGCCGATAAAGCTGGAGACGGATCGTGGTTTTTACGATTACGAAGCCAAGTATGTGCTGGACGACACCCGCTATCTTATTCCCTGCGGTCTGCACGGTGGTGAGGTGCATCAGTTACAGCAGCTGGCACTGCAGGCGTTTAACAGTATTGGCTGCAGTGGCTGGGGCCGGGTGGATGTGATGCGCGACAGTGATGGCCACTTTCAGGTACTGGAAGTGAACACCATCCCCGGCATGACCGATCACAGCCTGGTGCCGAAAGCTGCGGCGGCAGAAGGCATCACCATGGAACAACTGGTGGTGGAGATTTTACGGACATCAATGAATTGA
- the mraY gene encoding phospho-N-acetylmuramoyl-pentapeptide-transferase, with protein sequence MLYWLADYLSQYVSAFGVVQYLTFRAILGVLTALGLSLWLGPVMIRKLNLLQIGQSVRSDGPQSHLSKSGTPTMGGALILMAIFIATLLWSNLENRYVWVVLGVTFIFGAVGWVDDYRKVVEKNSRGLPARWKYFWQSVGGLGAAIFLYCTAGSPAETTLYVPFFKDVALPLTALGGVCYIALTYFVIVGGSNAVNLTDGLDGLAIMPTVMVGGALGVFAYLTGHSQFADYLHIPYIAGAGELIVFCAALGGAGLGFLWFNTYPAQVFMGDVGALALGAALGVIAVIVRHEIVFFIMGGVFVMETLSVMIQVASFKLTGKRVFRMAPIHHHFELKGWPEPRVIVRFWIITVMLVLIGLATLKLR encoded by the coding sequence ATGCTCTATTGGTTGGCAGATTATTTATCACAGTACGTCAGTGCCTTTGGGGTGGTGCAGTACCTGACGTTCCGGGCCATTCTCGGTGTGCTGACCGCATTGGGGCTTTCCCTGTGGTTGGGGCCGGTGATGATCCGCAAATTGAATTTGTTGCAGATTGGTCAGTCGGTGCGCAGCGATGGCCCCCAGAGCCACCTCAGCAAATCCGGTACACCCACCATGGGCGGCGCGCTGATCCTGATGGCGATTTTTATCGCCACCCTGCTGTGGTCGAACCTGGAAAATCGTTACGTGTGGGTGGTGCTGGGTGTCACCTTTATTTTTGGCGCCGTGGGCTGGGTGGATGACTACCGCAAGGTGGTGGAAAAAAACTCCCGGGGTCTGCCCGCCCGCTGGAAGTATTTCTGGCAATCGGTAGGTGGTTTGGGAGCCGCTATCTTTTTGTACTGCACTGCGGGTTCACCGGCAGAAACCACCTTGTATGTGCCGTTTTTTAAAGATGTGGCGTTGCCGCTCACGGCCCTGGGCGGGGTTTGCTATATCGCGCTCACCTACTTTGTGATTGTTGGCGGCAGCAACGCGGTAAACCTCACTGACGGCCTCGATGGCCTGGCGATTATGCCCACGGTGATGGTGGGGGGCGCGTTGGGCGTATTTGCCTATCTCACCGGCCACAGCCAGTTTGCCGATTATTTGCACATTCCCTATATCGCCGGCGCTGGTGAATTGATTGTGTTCTGCGCCGCATTGGGTGGAGCCGGGCTTGGCTTCCTGTGGTTCAACACCTACCCGGCTCAAGTGTTTATGGGCGATGTTGGTGCTCTTGCTCTGGGGGCTGCACTGGGTGTGATCGCGGTGATTGTGCGCCACGAAATTGTGTTTTTCATTATGGGCGGTGTATTTGTGATGGAAACCCTGTCGGTGATGATTCAGGTGGCGTCGTTCAAGCTGACCGGTAAGCGAGTCTTCCGCATGGCGCCCATCCATCACCACTTTGAATTGAAAGGCTGGCCAGAGCCGCGGGTGATTGTGCGCTTCTGGATTATCACCGTGATGCTGGTGCTGATCGGTCTGGCAACTTTGAAACTGCGTTAA
- a CDS encoding FtsQ-type POTRA domain-containing protein — MSRAANKKGAVRNQREPRFEGLWSLLRTAMFTVLWSCFALGMLWGGVLLYQNLDRPIERISVQGDFNYASREQIARLVRRELNGGFLSLNLRRIRSQLEQDPWIASAVVSRRWPGHLEISVTEEMPIARWNRRGFLNSRGQALDIEDNSGLENLPLLLGPQGQAREIMEQYQHAAQMLLPSGLKTMEFRLDNRRAWYLKVVAGNGADGVENSALEIEVGQGNVTEKLKRFLAVYDTVLRHRQGEIAQIDIRYPNGVAVSWRGEDDEESGEAKHG; from the coding sequence ATGAGTCGAGCAGCGAATAAAAAAGGCGCCGTACGCAATCAGCGGGAACCTCGCTTCGAAGGCTTGTGGTCGCTGTTGCGCACCGCGATGTTTACCGTGCTGTGGAGCTGTTTTGCGCTCGGCATGCTGTGGGGCGGAGTGCTGCTTTACCAAAATCTGGATCGCCCCATCGAGCGCATCTCGGTGCAGGGAGATTTTAACTACGCCAGTCGCGAGCAGATTGCCCGTTTGGTAAGGCGTGAATTAAACGGCGGCTTTCTGAGCCTGAACTTGCGCCGTATACGCAGCCAATTGGAACAGGACCCCTGGATTGCCAGTGCGGTCGTTAGCCGCCGCTGGCCTGGGCACCTGGAGATTTCGGTGACCGAGGAAATGCCCATCGCTCGTTGGAATCGTCGTGGATTTCTCAACAGTCGCGGTCAGGCGCTGGATATTGAAGACAACAGCGGGCTGGAAAATCTGCCTCTTTTGCTAGGGCCGCAGGGGCAGGCGCGGGAGATTATGGAGCAGTACCAGCACGCTGCCCAAATGTTGCTGCCGTCGGGCCTGAAGACCATGGAATTTCGCCTCGACAACCGCCGCGCCTGGTATTTGAAGGTGGTGGCTGGCAACGGCGCGGATGGTGTGGAAAACAGCGCCCTGGAAATTGAAGTGGGCCAGGGCAATGTCACCGAAAAACTAAAACGCTTTCTGGCGGTGTACGACACCGTATTGCGCCACCGCCAGGGAGAGATTGCACAGATTGATATTCGTTACCCCAATGGTGTGGCCGTGAGTTGGCGTGGCGAAGACGACGAAGAGAGTGGGGAAGCAAAGCATGGCTAG
- the ftsW gene encoding putative lipid II flippase FtsW — MAMTVAGLQWSFTPDSARYLDAKLLLAVLALITLGVVMIYSASVNFAELKYGDSLYFLKRQLMYLMLGSVLALVVLNIPVAFWYQYGLLLLAAAFVLLLIVLIPGVGRSFNGSRRWLGIGPLTFQVSELVKVAVVLFMAGYLQRHHEVLRENWKEIGKPLGILAALVGLLLLEPDLGSSVVLSGAVLGMLFFAGVKLWQVGALVTLAGGLLGLAAFLSPYRYQRLVAYLDPWADQFGSGYQLTQSLIAFGRGEWFGVGLGNSIQKLGYLPEAYTDFVFAIFAEEFGLLGVVAVLALFGLLLWRVFAIIRQAVRRCDWFSAYAVFGLGVLMAGQAFINIGVASGLLPTKGLTLPFVSYGGSSLLVSCVMVALILRFGMELHSPPGKSASTKSSRAAR, encoded by the coding sequence ATTGCAATGACGGTCGCCGGATTGCAGTGGTCATTTACCCCGGATAGCGCCCGCTATCTGGACGCCAAACTGCTGCTGGCGGTATTGGCGCTCATTACCTTGGGGGTGGTGATGATTTACTCCGCGTCAGTGAATTTTGCCGAGCTCAAGTACGGCGACAGCCTCTACTTCCTCAAGCGCCAGTTGATGTATTTGATGCTGGGCTCGGTGCTGGCACTGGTGGTGCTGAATATTCCGGTGGCCTTCTGGTATCAGTACGGATTGCTGCTACTGGCGGCGGCGTTTGTCCTGCTGCTGATTGTGTTGATTCCCGGTGTTGGCCGCAGCTTTAACGGCAGTCGTCGCTGGTTGGGCATTGGCCCGCTGACGTTCCAGGTATCGGAACTGGTGAAGGTGGCCGTGGTGTTGTTTATGGCGGGCTATCTGCAGCGCCATCATGAGGTGCTGCGAGAAAACTGGAAAGAAATTGGCAAACCTTTGGGCATCTTGGCGGCGCTGGTGGGGCTGCTGTTGCTGGAACCGGATCTGGGCTCCTCAGTGGTGTTGTCCGGTGCGGTGCTGGGCATGTTGTTTTTTGCCGGCGTCAAACTCTGGCAAGTTGGGGCCCTGGTGACATTGGCCGGTGGCTTGCTGGGGTTGGCGGCGTTTCTGTCTCCCTATCGCTATCAGCGTTTGGTGGCCTATCTGGATCCCTGGGCGGATCAATTTGGCAGTGGCTACCAGCTGACTCAGTCGTTGATTGCCTTTGGTCGCGGCGAATGGTTTGGCGTGGGTTTAGGCAACAGCATCCAGAAGCTGGGCTACCTGCCGGAGGCTTACACCGACTTCGTGTTTGCCATTTTTGCAGAAGAGTTCGGCTTGTTGGGCGTGGTCGCAGTGCTGGCTTTGTTTGGCCTGTTGCTGTGGCGTGTGTTTGCCATTATCCGCCAGGCGGTACGCCGCTGTGACTGGTTTTCCGCCTACGCCGTGTTTGGCTTGGGAGTGCTGATGGCAGGGCAGGCATTTATCAATATTGGGGTGGCGTCCGGGTTGCTGCCCACCAAGGGACTGACGCTGCCCTTTGTCAGCTACGGCGGCAGCAGCCTATTGGTGAGCTGCGTGATGGTGGCGCTGATTTTACGTTTTGGTATGGAGCTGCACAGCCCTCCGGGGAAAAGCGCTTCGACCAAAAGCAGCAGGGCAGCCCGATGA
- a CDS encoding UDP-N-acetylmuramoyl-L-alanine--D-glutamate ligase, translating into MTAILGIGVTGLSVVRFLASRQVPFVVCDTREQPPLLAQFEQEFPGVDCFLGADAAQALQGASELVVSPGLAPDEPLLVAARQQGIEVIGDIELFARHVKAPVAAITGSNGKSTVTALLGEMAKAAGLRVAVGGNLGTPALELLAEDCELYVLELSSFQLEITHNLKPAVSTILNLSEDHLDRYGSMDSYLAAKQRIFHGAAHIVCNRDDNATRPGDSAAELSSFGLQLSERTLSDIHQCGIANRGGDLWLHGPDGDLMPVAELCIKGSHNWANALAAMAMGAVLGLTQEAMAAAMKTFPGLDHRCQTVRTLDGVSYINDSKATNVGATLAALEGLGNKEHPNIVWIAGGDGKGAEFHELRSTVAATVKQALLIGVDGLRIGEAIAGATDIESHQSLEGAVARARQLAQPGDLVLLSPACASFDMFNNFEHRGDMFAKAAEALQ; encoded by the coding sequence GTGACAGCGATCCTGGGTATCGGTGTCACCGGCTTGTCGGTGGTTCGCTTTTTGGCGAGCCGCCAGGTGCCGTTTGTGGTTTGCGATACCCGGGAACAACCACCGCTGTTGGCGCAGTTTGAACAAGAATTCCCCGGGGTGGATTGCTTCCTTGGTGCCGACGCTGCCCAGGCGTTGCAAGGCGCCAGTGAACTGGTGGTGAGCCCCGGTTTGGCCCCTGACGAGCCGCTGTTGGTGGCCGCTCGCCAGCAGGGCATCGAGGTGATTGGTGATATCGAGCTGTTTGCCCGCCATGTTAAAGCGCCTGTGGCCGCCATTACGGGTTCCAACGGCAAGAGCACAGTAACCGCGCTGTTGGGCGAGATGGCCAAGGCGGCCGGTTTGCGAGTGGCGGTTGGCGGCAACCTGGGCACCCCGGCGCTGGAATTGCTGGCGGAGGACTGCGAGCTCTATGTGTTGGAGCTATCCAGCTTTCAGTTGGAAATTACCCACAATCTCAAGCCTGCGGTATCCACCATTCTCAATCTTTCGGAAGATCATTTGGATCGCTACGGTTCCATGGACAGTTACCTGGCCGCCAAGCAGCGGATTTTTCACGGTGCGGCACACATTGTCTGCAACCGCGATGACAATGCCACGCGCCCCGGTGACAGTGCTGCCGAGTTGTCCAGCTTCGGGTTGCAGCTCAGTGAGCGCACCCTCAGCGATATCCACCAGTGCGGCATTGCCAATCGCGGCGGTGACCTGTGGCTCCACGGCCCCGACGGCGATCTGATGCCGGTGGCGGAGCTGTGCATCAAGGGCAGTCACAACTGGGCCAATGCCCTGGCGGCCATGGCTATGGGCGCTGTGCTGGGCTTAACTCAGGAAGCCATGGCCGCAGCCATGAAAACATTCCCCGGTCTCGATCACCGCTGCCAGACCGTGCGCACTCTGGATGGGGTGAGTTATATCAACGACTCCAAAGCCACCAACGTGGGGGCTACCCTGGCGGCGCTGGAAGGCTTAGGTAATAAAGAACACCCCAATATTGTTTGGATTGCTGGTGGCGATGGCAAGGGCGCAGAGTTTCATGAATTGCGCAGTACCGTAGCGGCCACGGTTAAACAGGCCTTGCTTATCGGGGTTGATGGCCTGCGTATTGGCGAGGCCATTGCCGGTGCTACCGACATCGAATCTCACCAAAGCCTGGAAGGCGCCGTAGCCCGTGCTCGCCAATTGGCCCAGCCAGGGGATTTGGTGCTGTTGTCGCCGGCCTGTGCCAGCTTCGATATGTTCAATAATTTTGAACACCGGGGCGACATGTTCGCCAAAGCGGCGGAGGCATTGCAATGA
- a CDS encoding UDP-N-acetylmuramoyl-tripeptide--D-alanyl-D-alanine ligase, whose amino-acid sequence MPLSLSRAAIEFGGTLMFPDCQFQSLSTDTRSLANGDLFVALRGEHFDAHNFLAQAAEKACGLVVETPDRNLELPQWVVADTTAALGQLASLKRKDYQGVVVAVTGSAGKTTVKEMLASIFAQAVGESAVLATRGNLNNHIGVPLTLMGLEQRHQYAVIEMGASGGGEIGYLCQLGRPQVTLVNNVLPAHVEGFGSVDAIAHAKGEIYSGLPADGTAVLNLDQDYVALWRGLINERNCLTFSATEGNDSAGLFASNIEVDQLGRCSFQLHSPQGVASVSLGLSGRHNISNALAAAAVAQAAGVSVEHIAAGLSALRRVAGRMELLELDNGDYLIDDSYNANPGSVKAAVDALLQLPGRPLLVLGDMGELGADEVALHAEVGEYAAQAGVAQLYTVGTLSANTSAAFGNGGRHFQNQQDLIAELQPQLGSGVAILVKGSRSSGMENITKALVATSAGEK is encoded by the coding sequence ATGCCTCTGAGTCTGTCCCGAGCCGCTATTGAATTTGGCGGCACCCTGATGTTTCCGGATTGCCAGTTTCAGAGCCTATCCACAGATACCCGCAGCCTGGCCAATGGTGATCTGTTTGTGGCGCTGCGGGGCGAGCACTTTGATGCCCACAATTTCCTCGCCCAGGCGGCGGAAAAGGCCTGTGGGCTAGTGGTGGAAACCCCGGATCGAAATCTGGAATTGCCCCAGTGGGTGGTTGCGGACACCACAGCAGCCCTCGGCCAGTTGGCCAGCTTGAAGCGCAAGGATTACCAGGGTGTGGTGGTCGCGGTGACTGGCAGCGCCGGAAAAACCACCGTGAAAGAAATGCTGGCGTCGATATTTGCCCAGGCGGTGGGTGAGTCAGCCGTGCTCGCCACCCGGGGTAACTTGAATAATCACATCGGTGTGCCATTGACATTGATGGGGCTTGAGCAACGCCATCAGTACGCGGTTATTGAAATGGGTGCCAGCGGTGGTGGCGAAATTGGTTACCTGTGCCAGCTGGGGCGCCCGCAGGTGACCTTGGTGAATAACGTATTGCCAGCCCACGTGGAAGGTTTTGGCAGTGTCGATGCCATTGCCCACGCCAAAGGTGAAATTTACAGCGGCCTGCCGGCAGATGGCACCGCGGTACTGAATTTGGATCAGGATTATGTGGCGCTGTGGCGCGGCCTTATCAATGAACGCAACTGCCTGACGTTTAGTGCTACAGAAGGCAACGACAGTGCAGGCCTGTTTGCCAGCAATATTGAGGTGGACCAACTGGGCCGTTGCTCTTTTCAGTTGCATAGCCCTCAAGGTGTGGCTTCGGTCAGCCTTGGTCTCAGTGGCCGCCATAATATTTCCAATGCTCTGGCCGCTGCGGCGGTTGCCCAGGCGGCCGGTGTGAGTGTGGAGCATATCGCCGCTGGCCTCAGTGCGCTGCGGCGGGTTGCTGGGCGTATGGAACTGCTGGAACTTGACAACGGTGATTATTTGATCGACGACAGTTACAACGCCAATCCCGGCTCGGTGAAAGCGGCGGTGGATGCGTTGTTGCAGTTGCCGGGCAGGCCGTTGTTGGTGTTGGGTGATATGGGGGAGCTGGGTGCCGATGAGGTGGCGTTGCACGCCGAGGTCGGTGAATACGCCGCCCAGGCGGGTGTGGCTCAGCTGTATACCGTGGGTACCTTGTCTGCCAATACCAGTGCCGCGTTTGGCAACGGTGGCAGACATTTTCAAAACCAGCAGGATTTGATCGCCGAGTTACAGCCCCAGTTGGGCAGCGGAGTGGCGATATTGGTAAAAGGATCGCGCAGTTCCGGTATGGAAAATATAACCAAAGCGTTGGTAGCCACCAGCGCGGGAGAAAAATAA